Proteins from a single region of Geovibrio ferrireducens:
- a CDS encoding CinA family nicotinamide mononucleotide deamidase-related protein has product MDNTVTAAVFAIGSELLEGSITDTNSAWIGSRLVKHGINVEDVRLLPDNMDRMAELFLEAAEKYDLIITTGGLGPTFDDLTAEVVSRVAGKNYILNEEQLEHIKKRLAKFGINLKENHFHQAKLPEGCRTFFNRMGTAFGFSVQCGGARIISMPGIPYEMKPMFDEQVLPWLHELFPLRERHIRDLRIAGKPESEVDDVIRELGIPDGIDCIINVGKGDILVKVRGFDEEAVQNFAEAVRKPFENNFIGYGDETFPARLVRMLKEKGLTAGFAESCTGGMLGAEITSVSGSSAVFKGSVVSYSNDVKINLLGVPADVIEAHGAVSAECALAMAEGAKKLLGTDCAAAVTGIAGPDGGTDEKPVGTVFIAVSVNGKTEVKGYGFSGDRPAIRERSVKTAFAWLIDLLK; this is encoded by the coding sequence GTGGATAATACTGTAACAGCGGCCGTGTTCGCCATCGGAAGCGAACTGCTTGAAGGGAGCATTACCGACACCAATTCGGCGTGGATAGGCTCCCGTCTTGTTAAGCACGGAATAAATGTGGAGGATGTCCGCCTTCTGCCCGACAATATGGACAGAATGGCGGAACTCTTTCTGGAAGCAGCGGAAAAGTATGATCTGATCATCACCACCGGCGGTCTTGGTCCCACATTTGATGACCTTACGGCTGAGGTGGTCAGCCGTGTTGCCGGAAAAAACTACATTCTGAACGAAGAGCAGCTTGAGCACATAAAAAAACGTCTCGCCAAGTTCGGCATAAACCTCAAGGAAAACCACTTTCATCAGGCGAAGCTCCCCGAAGGGTGCAGAACCTTCTTTAACCGCATGGGGACAGCCTTCGGGTTCTCCGTTCAATGCGGAGGCGCAAGAATAATCTCCATGCCGGGCATTCCCTATGAGATGAAGCCCATGTTCGATGAGCAGGTTCTGCCGTGGCTGCATGAGCTTTTCCCTCTCAGGGAGCGCCATATCCGCGATCTGCGCATAGCGGGCAAGCCGGAGTCCGAGGTTGATGATGTTATCCGCGAACTGGGTATACCGGACGGGATAGACTGCATAATCAATGTCGGCAAAGGGGACATACTGGTAAAGGTGCGCGGCTTTGATGAGGAAGCTGTGCAGAACTTTGCAGAAGCGGTGAGAAAACCGTTTGAGAATAACTTTATCGGCTACGGGGACGAAACCTTCCCGGCGCGTCTGGTGCGCATGCTTAAGGAGAAGGGGCTCACTGCGGGCTTCGCTGAAAGCTGCACAGGGGGCATGCTGGGTGCTGAGATTACCTCTGTTTCCGGAAGCTCTGCTGTTTTCAAGGGCTCAGTAGTGTCATATTCCAATGATGTTAAGATAAATCTCCTCGGTGTTCCGGCGGATGTCATAGAGGCGCACGGCGCTGTGAGCGCGGAATGCGCCCTTGCCATGGCTGAGGGTGCAAAAAAGCTGCTCGGAACGGACTGCGCAGCCGCTGTTACAGGCATAGCAGGGCCTGACGGCGGAACGGATGAAAAGCCTGTGGGCACTGTGTTCATAGCTGTGAGTGTGAACGGAAAAACAGAGGTGAAGGGCTACGGCTTCTCCGGCGACAGACCGGCGATCAGGGAGCGCAGCGTTAAGACCGCCTTTGCATGGCTGATAGATTTGCTGAAATAA
- the recA gene encoding recombinase RecA produces the protein MDAEKRKALDLAMGKIEKDFGKGAVMRLGDRAVEKLPVISTGVLSIDIALGVGGIPRGRIVEIYGSESSGKTTIALHTIAEAQRAGGIAAFIDAEHALDPVYAKAIGVDTDNLIVSQPDSGEAALEICETLVRSGAIDIIVVDSVAALTPRAEIEGEMGDSHMGLQARLMSQALRKLAGIVNKSKTSLIFINQTRSKIGVVYGNPETTTGGNALKFYASVRMEIKKSSALKEKDEQVGNQGTAKIVKNKVAPPFKVAEFDILYGEGVSKIGVLIDLGAKLDIINKAGAWFSYGDTKLGQGKENARAFLTANPEVAKEIDSKVRTHYGIAVAAEKEEG, from the coding sequence ATGGATGCAGAGAAAAGGAAAGCCCTAGACCTTGCCATGGGTAAAATAGAGAAAGATTTCGGCAAAGGGGCGGTTATGCGTCTCGGTGACCGTGCAGTTGAAAAGCTTCCTGTTATCTCCACGGGCGTTCTGTCCATAGATATAGCCCTCGGAGTCGGGGGAATACCCAGAGGCCGTATAGTTGAGATATACGGCAGCGAATCATCCGGTAAAACAACAATCGCTCTCCACACAATAGCCGAAGCTCAGAGAGCGGGCGGAATAGCCGCATTCATAGATGCGGAGCATGCCCTTGACCCTGTTTATGCGAAGGCGATCGGCGTTGATACGGACAACCTCATTGTCAGCCAGCCGGACAGCGGCGAGGCAGCCCTTGAAATATGTGAAACCCTTGTGCGCTCCGGCGCTATTGACATAATAGTTGTGGACTCCGTCGCGGCGCTCACTCCCAGAGCGGAGATAGAGGGCGAAATGGGCGATTCACACATGGGTCTCCAGGCAAGGCTTATGAGTCAGGCGCTGAGAAAACTTGCCGGTATCGTTAACAAATCAAAGACATCACTCATTTTCATAAACCAGACACGCTCCAAAATAGGCGTTGTTTACGGCAACCCGGAAACAACAACGGGCGGTAACGCACTTAAATTTTACGCCTCTGTCCGTATGGAAATTAAGAAAAGCTCCGCACTTAAGGAGAAGGATGAGCAGGTAGGCAACCAGGGTACGGCGAAGATTGTTAAAAACAAAGTCGCTCCCCCATTCAAAGTGGCGGAGTTTGACATACTCTACGGAGAAGGCGTTTCCAAAATCGGCGTGCTTATAGACCTCGGCGCCAAGCTTGATATAATCAACAAGGCGGGCGCATGGTTCAGCTACGGAGATACCAAGCTGGGTCAGGGCAAGGAGAACGCAAGGGCGTTTCTGACCGCTAACCCTGAGGTGGCTAAGGAGATTGACTCCAAAGTCAGGACGCACTACGGAATCGCCGTTGCCGCCGAAAAAGAAGAAGGGTAG